In the Orenia marismortui DSM 5156 genome, one interval contains:
- a CDS encoding nicotinate phosphoribosyltransferase, whose translation MADKELMNLEDVSNFKVDNGRDLFSATHEEIEIGATTDIYFIRTREILKKLELEDTSVVAEVFTGSAGVLAGIDEALNLLKKKDVKVWALEEGTEVDKKEVVMRIEGSYNDFGIFETAILGTLASSSGWATAAKECKEAAGDIPMLCFGARHLHPAVAPVMERAAIIGGADGASCILGAKLAGRKPSGTVPHALILTIGDTLKVAQAYDEIMPDDAARIILVDTFQDEAVESLRLAEALEEKLDGIRLDTASERGGVTTGLVKEVRARLDQAGFDYVNIFVSGGLTPERIIDLKELGVNGFGVGSYISGAEAMNMTMDLKEINGQPIAKRGRIPGKTDNPKLKRVL comes from the coding sequence ATGGCTGATAAGGAATTAATGAACTTAGAAGATGTAAGTAACTTTAAAGTAGATAATGGGAGAGATTTATTCTCTGCAACTCATGAAGAAATTGAGATTGGTGCTACAACAGATATTTATTTTATTAGAACTAGAGAGATTTTAAAAAAGCTAGAATTAGAGGATACATCTGTTGTTGCAGAGGTATTTACAGGATCAGCTGGTGTTTTAGCTGGGATTGATGAAGCATTAAATTTATTAAAGAAGAAAGATGTTAAGGTTTGGGCTTTAGAAGAAGGTACTGAGGTAGATAAGAAAGAGGTAGTAATGAGAATTGAAGGTTCTTATAATGATTTTGGAATCTTTGAAACAGCTATTTTAGGAACTTTAGCTAGCTCAAGTGGTTGGGCTACAGCTGCCAAAGAGTGTAAAGAAGCTGCAGGAGATATACCAATGTTATGCTTTGGAGCTAGACACTTACATCCTGCTGTTGCACCTGTAATGGAAAGAGCAGCTATAATAGGTGGAGCTGATGGAGCAAGCTGTATTTTAGGTGCCAAATTAGCTGGTCGTAAACCTTCAGGGACTGTACCTCATGCTTTAATCTTAACTATTGGAGATACATTAAAGGTTGCTCAAGCTTATGATGAAATTATGCCTGATGATGCAGCTAGAATTATTCTTGTTGATACTTTCCAAGATGAAGCTGTGGAATCTTTAAGACTTGCAGAAGCATTAGAAGAAAAACTAGATGGTATTCGTTTAGATACAGCTTCTGAACGTGGTGGAGTAACAACAGGTTTAGTAAAGGAAGTAAGAGCTAGATTAGATCAAGCTGGATTTGATTATGTAAATATTTTTGTATCTGGTGGTTTAACTCCAGAAAGAATTATAGATCTAAAAGAGTTAGGTGTAAATGGATTTGGTGTAGGTAGTTATATTTCTGGTGCTGAAGCAATGAATATGACTATGGATCTAAAAGAAATAAATGGTCAACCTATTGCTAAAAGGGGTAGAATTCCAGGTAAAACTGATAATCCGAAATTAAAAAGAGTATTATAA
- a CDS encoding Cof-type HAD-IIB family hydrolase — protein sequence MKYKLLAIDMDDTLLSKGLTVSDRTQKAIKDAEKAGIKVVISTGRMFSSALPHLIDLGLTDEVITYNGALVKEIGSGRIIDHQPVDLEAAYKIFEIVKKEDLHINIYLNDILYVNKLGFGAEYYEKISGVKSVLIQGDISNFLDQPSTKLLIVEEDVKKADKIEARLENTFGDILNITRSKANFIEIMDKNVSKGATLSRLANNLGISADEVVAVGDSFNDLEMIEYAGLGVAVANAREEVKNRADYITQSNDEEGVAELIEKVIL from the coding sequence ATGAAATATAAATTACTAGCAATTGACATGGATGATACTTTATTATCTAAAGGATTAACTGTTTCGGATAGAACACAAAAAGCGATTAAAGATGCAGAAAAAGCAGGGATAAAAGTGGTAATTTCTACAGGAAGAATGTTTTCTTCAGCCTTACCTCATTTAATTGACTTGGGTTTAACTGATGAAGTTATTACATATAATGGGGCTTTAGTTAAAGAGATAGGATCTGGAAGAATAATAGATCATCAACCAGTTGATTTAGAAGCAGCATATAAAATCTTTGAGATTGTAAAGAAAGAAGATTTACATATTAATATATATCTTAATGATATCTTATATGTTAACAAGTTAGGTTTTGGAGCTGAATATTATGAAAAGATTTCAGGAGTAAAATCAGTCTTAATTCAAGGTGATATTAGTAATTTCTTAGATCAACCATCTACTAAATTATTAATAGTAGAAGAGGATGTTAAGAAAGCTGATAAGATAGAAGCAAGATTAGAAAATACTTTTGGTGATATACTAAATATAACTCGTTCAAAAGCTAATTTTATAGAAATTATGGATAAAAATGTTTCAAAAGGGGCTACATTATCAAGGTTGGCTAATAATTTAGGGATTAGTGCTGATGAGGTTGTTGCTGTAGGAGATAGTTTTAATGATTTAGAGATGATAGAATATGCTGGATTAGGAGTAGCTGTTGCTAATGCCAGAGAAGAAGTAAAGAATAGAGCAGATTATATTACCCAGTCTAATGATGAAGAGGGTGTAGCAGAATTAATAGAAAAGGTTATTCTATAG
- a CDS encoding carbohydrate porin gives MKKRFSLFLTVALMVALVALPAFAKTSVRPGEDGKVEVTFTYAGNPDANAVYVAGEFNNWLPNFPTYKMKKENGVWTLTTQLEKGKYQYKFTVYGGGMLQWIKDDQAASFAADGFGGQNSVVIADPNAGLASRVIALEKQMAVTNIGFNYSGYARAGVLLSGEGGALDSHMGLFADYYSRWRLGNENDTYVEQTFSKKFTGDNGSWMKANILLANKKLDYQTYGNDAGQKSTLRQAYVEGGGFDVAPDVNFWVGERYYGRDDIHITDNRWRELDAFGAGAQGIKLGATTLDAAFLVRGTDDGLNAQPDLGEKVQKNIDLRFKDIVVPGGNLEVEARYAWQTDVPNGNDVTGYELDFIYSRTDFYGFADGFSKAIVQYGDSIGADLGNAIGYTSEDASAMSFITYGLANINENWDIMPQFIYETYSDKYGVDNPEDETRMMIGARAVRYITNNFSMQFEYGFESYDQTNGWVEDQKLHKFTVAPTLKLSNSFWGRPELRVFATYASVNDNASLPEPYADDDSGMAYGVQAELWW, from the coding sequence TTGAAGAAAAGATTTAGTTTATTCTTAACAGTAGCATTAATGGTTGCATTAGTTGCACTACCAGCTTTTGCAAAAACTTCAGTTAGACCTGGAGAAGATGGAAAAGTAGAAGTAACATTTACTTATGCAGGAAATCCTGATGCAAACGCAGTTTATGTAGCTGGGGAATTCAACAACTGGTTACCAAATTTCCCAACTTACAAGATGAAGAAAGAAAATGGTGTATGGACATTAACTACACAATTAGAGAAAGGTAAATACCAATACAAATTTACTGTATATGGTGGTGGAATGCTTCAATGGATCAAAGATGATCAAGCAGCAAGTTTTGCAGCTGATGGATTCGGTGGACAAAACTCTGTTGTAATCGCTGATCCTAATGCTGGTTTAGCTTCTCGTGTTATTGCTTTAGAGAAGCAAATGGCAGTAACTAATATTGGATTCAACTACAGTGGATATGCTCGTGCTGGAGTTTTATTGTCTGGAGAAGGTGGAGCATTAGATAGTCATATGGGATTATTCGCTGACTACTATTCTAGATGGAGACTAGGAAACGAAAATGATACTTATGTAGAACAAACATTTAGTAAGAAGTTTACTGGAGATAATGGTTCTTGGATGAAAGCTAATATTTTATTAGCTAACAAAAAGTTAGACTATCAAACTTATGGAAATGACGCTGGACAAAAATCTACACTTCGTCAAGCTTATGTAGAAGGTGGAGGATTTGATGTTGCACCAGATGTTAATTTCTGGGTTGGTGAGAGATATTATGGAAGAGATGATATCCATATTACTGATAATCGTTGGAGAGAGTTAGATGCATTTGGTGCTGGTGCTCAAGGTATTAAGCTTGGAGCTACTACTTTAGATGCTGCTTTTCTTGTGCGTGGAACTGATGATGGATTAAATGCTCAACCTGATCTTGGTGAAAAAGTTCAGAAAAATATTGATTTAAGATTTAAGGATATCGTAGTACCAGGTGGTAACTTAGAAGTTGAAGCTAGATATGCTTGGCAAACTGATGTTCCTAATGGTAATGATGTAACAGGTTATGAATTAGATTTCATTTATAGTCGTACTGACTTCTATGGTTTTGCAGATGGGTTCAGTAAAGCTATTGTACAGTATGGTGACAGCATTGGTGCTGACTTAGGTAATGCAATTGGTTACACTAGTGAGGATGCTTCTGCTATGTCATTTATTACTTATGGATTAGCTAATATCAATGAAAATTGGGACATTATGCCTCAATTTATCTATGAAACTTACTCAGATAAGTATGGTGTAGATAATCCAGAAGACGAAACTAGAATGATGATTGGTGCTAGAGCAGTTAGATATATCACTAATAACTTCTCTATGCAGTTTGAATATGGATTTGAGAGTTATGACCAAACTAATGGTTGGGTAGAGGATCAAAAACTACACAAGTTTACTGTTGCTCCGACTCTTAAGTTAAGCAATTCTTTCTGGGGACGACCAGAATTAAGAGTATTTGCAACTTATGCAAGTGTTAATGATAATGCTTCTTTGCCAGAACCATATGCTGATGATGATAGTGGTATGGCTTACGGAGTTCAAGCTGAACTTTGGTGGTAG
- a CDS encoding HutP family protein, translated as MKLTDFTVEDIIRIDGDRELGKIATVLSMVDDQHDDTIVEAVIEEGFRAVITRAGGKGEDLKNKVLRNALGAAVKGGVIDDGIQDRRVLTRCVERALVGLNGPMSSISGAGIKIGIVKQDAHLAVAIHGKIGIPGLDIDHEISGLGVHYYGLVNN; from the coding sequence GTGAAATTAACTGATTTTACAGTAGAAGATATTATTAGAATTGATGGAGATAGAGAATTAGGTAAAATTGCAACAGTTCTTTCTATGGTAGATGACCAACATGACGATACAATAGTTGAAGCAGTTATTGAAGAAGGATTTAGAGCAGTTATTACAAGAGCTGGTGGTAAAGGAGAAGATCTTAAGAACAAAGTATTAAGAAATGCTCTTGGTGCTGCAGTAAAGGGTGGAGTTATAGATGATGGTATTCAAGATCGCAGAGTATTAACCAGATGCGTAGAGAGAGCCTTGGTAGGTTTAAATGGACCAATGAGTAGTATCTCTGGTGCTGGAATTAAGATTGGTATTGTCAAGCAAGATGCTCACTTAGCTGTAGCAATTCATGGAAAGATAGGAATTCCTGGTTTAGATATTGATCATGAAATCTCTGGACTTGGTGTCCATTATTATGGTTTAGTGAATAATTAA
- a CDS encoding alpha-hydroxy-acid oxidizing protein, with protein sequence MELAEVYNSAREKMKGYCRVCPVCNGVACRGEVPGMGGAGRGASFEANLAAWRKYQLEMRTIHQAKDPNTELELFGQKLTTPIIKAPVTGSTYNMGGSLTEEEYANIVVGASKEFGTIAMTGDGADPSMYNSGLEAIRDFGGFGIPIIKPRKQKEIIRRIQLAEEVGAQAVGVDIDGAGLITMALKGQPVGPKTKEELEEIVNSTELPFILKGIMTLDEARLAAEIGIDTIVVSNHGGRVLDSTPGTADVLPEIVSEVGDRINILVDGGIRSGVDVLKALALGADAILLARPLIIAAFGGEKEGFKMVLDKITIELKKAMILTGCNSIDDIDGNILRKV encoded by the coding sequence ATGGAGTTAGCTGAAGTCTATAATAGTGCTAGAGAGAAGATGAAAGGTTATTGTCGGGTGTGTCCAGTTTGTAATGGAGTTGCCTGTCGCGGTGAAGTGCCAGGTATGGGAGGTGCAGGAAGAGGAGCTTCTTTTGAAGCAAATTTAGCTGCTTGGCGCAAGTATCAATTAGAAATGAGGACTATCCATCAGGCAAAGGATCCTAACACGGAGTTAGAGTTATTTGGACAGAAATTAACTACTCCAATTATTAAGGCGCCAGTAACAGGAAGCACTTATAATATGGGAGGTTCTCTTACAGAAGAAGAATATGCTAATATAGTTGTAGGAGCCAGTAAAGAGTTTGGTACTATTGCTATGACTGGTGATGGAGCAGACCCTAGTATGTATAATTCCGGTTTAGAGGCAATTAGGGATTTTGGTGGATTTGGAATTCCTATTATTAAGCCTCGAAAGCAGAAGGAGATCATCAGAAGGATTCAACTAGCAGAAGAAGTAGGTGCTCAAGCAGTAGGAGTAGATATAGATGGAGCAGGTTTGATTACTATGGCACTAAAAGGGCAACCAGTTGGACCTAAAACTAAAGAAGAATTAGAAGAAATAGTCAATAGTACAGAACTTCCTTTTATTTTGAAAGGGATTATGACTTTAGATGAAGCTAGATTAGCTGCAGAGATAGGAATAGATACCATTGTTGTTTCTAATCATGGAGGTAGAGTCTTAGATAGTACTCCTGGAACAGCAGATGTATTACCGGAAATAGTGAGTGAAGTGGGAGATAGAATAAATATTTTGGTTGATGGTGGGATTAGATCAGGAGTGGATGTTTTAAAGGCTTTAGCTTTAGGTGCAGATGCAATATTGCTTGCTAGACCATTAATTATTGCTGCTTTTGGTGGTGAAAAAGAAGGTTTTAAGATGGTCTTAGATAAGATAACTATTGAATTGAAAAAGGCTATGATTTTAACAGGATGTAATAGTATTGATGACATAGATGGAAATATTTTGAGAAAAGTTTAA
- a CDS encoding alpha-amylase family glycosyl hydrolase, whose amino-acid sequence MLKILNKKKIILLTVLLLTLGVFAGCSSDDSESENIGNVIVKSSNVTVSPNLGINELNLTSAEVKIAGKTGKLDETISNIKEGTHNLTISVVDGSIEYYGEKEITVTAGEDNYAGTIVIDQKQTSVPEGKVLIHYQRNDGNYDAYTLWAWGDGIVDSDSENDWPNGYEKSGEDDFGAYYYIPLAEDGGNNIGLIPVDTNENKDGGNHLFELLSDYSELWIFEGDTNIYTSADKDFPEGIVSAEVISPTEIEARFLSTMGIAKSEISVTDKTGSEITIDSLEIVDDKILTLVSSTLDPDNQAPYNITYDGKSVEAAIGSRYSMEELVKVKEFNNLRIYEIFVATFLDGDGKENFPEVWGNADAYGDLDGVIDSLDYIKNLGMNAIWLTPVFESDGESKLDATGYFAKDYFNVDDNWGGNTKLKEVIDEAHARGLYVFLDGVFGHHKDINIPASPSGYTPSGPNDPVDYPESLDFYKEVATYWIEEFEIDGWRLDQAYQLYQDGHNYWNEIRRSVEEVTAERKAAGEKWGTLGYMVGEIWKGENDINDTGYSQNGLRSAFDFPMRYRLVQVLAAEESGSGGKDASALNEGLETHNVYEDYAQPNLMLTNHDLLRFGDLIQRAPHLGYGTENPDYWKRHKAAFSFMAAYTGPVTLYYGDEWGDEREGYVNDNDIADVYDDNVARSEGKISGFTTAELDLKNYVSKLMEIRANHPALWNGERSNLVAENTKYADLKTDLDTGEEIVYVLNTGTSETTISVSNVGGTKLVDLLTGEEITGSGDYDIPVDGLTGRFLLVQ is encoded by the coding sequence ATGCTGAAGATCTTAAATAAGAAAAAAATCATCCTATTAACAGTACTCTTATTAACTTTAGGAGTCTTTGCAGGATGTAGTAGTGATGATAGTGAATCGGAAAACATTGGTAATGTAATTGTCAAAAGTTCAAATGTTACAGTTAGTCCTAACCTTGGTATTAATGAACTAAATCTTACATCAGCTGAGGTAAAGATTGCTGGCAAAACAGGTAAGTTAGATGAGACTATAAGTAATATTAAAGAGGGAACTCATAATTTAACTATTTCAGTGGTAGATGGTAGTATAGAATATTATGGTGAAAAAGAAATTACTGTTACAGCAGGAGAGGATAATTATGCTGGAACTATAGTTATTGATCAAAAGCAAACATCTGTACCAGAAGGAAAAGTTTTAATTCATTATCAAAGAAATGACGGCAACTATGATGCTTATACTTTATGGGCCTGGGGAGATGGTATAGTAGATTCTGATAGTGAAAATGATTGGCCCAATGGCTATGAAAAATCTGGAGAAGATGACTTTGGTGCGTATTACTATATTCCTTTAGCAGAAGATGGAGGTAATAATATTGGCTTAATTCCTGTTGATACTAATGAAAATAAGGATGGCGGGAATCATCTATTTGAGTTATTAAGTGATTATAGTGAGTTGTGGATCTTTGAAGGTGATACTAATATCTATACTAGTGCAGATAAAGATTTTCCTGAGGGAATAGTATCTGCTGAGGTTATTAGTCCAACAGAAATTGAAGCCAGATTTTTAAGTACTATGGGAATTGCTAAATCTGAAATATCAGTAACTGATAAAACTGGATCAGAGATTACTATTGATTCTTTGGAGATTGTTGATGACAAGATATTAACTCTAGTATCTTCTACTTTAGATCCTGATAATCAAGCTCCTTATAATATAACTTATGATGGTAAGTCTGTAGAGGCGGCGATAGGTTCTAGGTATTCTATGGAAGAGCTTGTTAAAGTTAAAGAGTTTAATAATTTAAGAATTTATGAGATCTTTGTAGCGACCTTCTTAGATGGTGATGGTAAGGAAAATTTCCCTGAAGTATGGGGGAATGCTGATGCTTATGGAGATTTAGATGGTGTTATTGATTCTCTTGATTATATTAAAAATTTGGGGATGAATGCTATTTGGTTGACTCCTGTCTTTGAGTCTGATGGAGAAAGTAAATTAGATGCAACAGGTTATTTTGCTAAGGATTACTTTAATGTAGATGATAATTGGGGTGGCAATACTAAATTGAAGGAAGTAATTGATGAAGCACATGCCAGAGGATTATATGTATTCCTCGATGGAGTTTTTGGTCATCACAAAGATATTAACATACCTGCTTCACCATCAGGGTATACTCCTTCAGGTCCAAATGATCCAGTAGATTATCCAGAGAGCTTGGATTTTTATAAAGAGGTTGCTACCTATTGGATTGAAGAGTTTGAGATTGATGGTTGGAGATTAGATCAAGCATATCAATTGTATCAAGATGGTCATAATTATTGGAATGAGATTAGAAGAAGTGTAGAAGAAGTAACTGCAGAACGTAAAGCAGCAGGAGAAAAATGGGGAACCTTAGGTTATATGGTTGGTGAGATTTGGAAAGGTGAGAATGATATTAATGATACAGGATATAGTCAAAATGGATTAAGATCAGCTTTTGATTTCCCAATGCGATATAGACTTGTTCAAGTCTTAGCGGCTGAAGAAAGTGGTTCTGGAGGGAAAGATGCATCGGCTTTAAACGAAGGACTGGAAACTCATAATGTCTATGAAGATTATGCACAACCTAACTTGATGTTAACTAACCATGACTTACTTCGCTTTGGAGACTTAATTCAAAGAGCACCTCATTTAGGTTATGGTACAGAGAATCCTGATTATTGGAAACGACATAAGGCAGCATTTAGCTTTATGGCGGCTTATACAGGTCCAGTTACCCTTTATTATGGTGATGAATGGGGAGATGAAAGAGAAGGTTATGTGAATGATAATGACATTGCTGATGTTTATGACGATAATGTTGCACGGAGTGAAGGTAAAATTTCAGGGTTTACAACAGCTGAGCTTGACTTGAAAAATTATGTTTCTAAATTAATGGAGATAAGAGCGAATCATCCTGCATTATGGAATGGTGAGAGAAGTAATTTAGTAGCTGAAAATACTAAATATGCTGATCTTAAAACAGATTTAGATACAGGAGAAGAGATAGTTTATGTATTGAATACAGGAACAAGTGAAACTACAATCTCAGTTTCTAATGTAGGTGGAACTAAGTTAGTTGATCTATTGACAGGTGAGGAGATAACTGGTTCTGGAGACTATGATATTCCTGTAGATGGATTAACAGGAAGATTCTTACTTGTGCAGTAG
- a CDS encoding SoxR reducing system RseC family protein, translating into MRQFAQVVSTSSGGNKAEVVIKKHSACGKCGGCHEADDMKLVVENTLGAKIGDMVILEMKGSKLLNAALYIYLFPLIGLVVGYIVGVAIGLDSELSRISLGFLLFLFAFMLARIFGKAKSDEYNLKVTGILNQ; encoded by the coding sequence ATGCGACAATTTGCTCAAGTTGTATCTACTTCTAGTGGGGGAAATAAGGCTGAGGTTGTTATTAAAAAACATTCAGCTTGTGGTAAGTGTGGTGGCTGTCATGAAGCAGATGATATGAAGTTAGTAGTTGAAAATACTTTAGGTGCTAAGATAGGAGATATGGTTATTTTAGAGATGAAAGGAAGTAAACTTTTAAATGCTGCTCTATATATTTATCTTTTCCCATTAATAGGATTAGTAGTAGGATATATAGTAGGGGTAGCAATTGGATTAGATAGTGAATTATCAAGGATTAGTTTAGGGTTCTTATTATTTTTATTTGCTTTTATGCTAGCAAGAATTTTTGGTAAAGCCAAGAGTGATGAGTATAATTTGAAGGTTACAGGAATACTGAATCAATAA
- a CDS encoding PTS lactose/cellobiose transporter subunit IIA, whose amino-acid sequence METINLDKTAFQITLHGGNAKDLAHDALVAAKESDFEKAESLLEEAEKEFNEGHEVQSKAMQKDDKDNRIVPTLLLVHAKDHLMAARTEITLIKELIELHKKLD is encoded by the coding sequence ATGGAAACTATAAACTTGGATAAGACTGCTTTTCAAATTACTTTGCATGGAGGTAATGCAAAAGATTTAGCCCATGATGCTTTGGTAGCTGCTAAAGAGTCTGACTTTGAAAAAGCAGAAAGTTTATTGGAAGAAGCAGAAAAAGAGTTTAATGAAGGTCATGAGGTACAGTCTAAAGCTATGCAAAAAGATGATAAAGATAATAGAATTGTTCCTACATTATTATTAGTTCATGCAAAGGATCATCTAATGGCTGCTAGAACAGAGATTACTCTAATCAAAGAGTTAATTGAATTACACAAGAAATTAGATTAA
- a CDS encoding ROK family protein, whose protein sequence is MEKEYVIGVDLGGTKILTAIADLEGNIIERVRKDTEANKGKDIVIQRLKDTVYEVAKKADLDLSQVKGIGLGCPGPLDIESGIIKHTPNLDLDNVNIVEELSDLNIPIFLENDANAAALGEKWFGAGKSAKNLIYVTVSTGIGGGIILNNEIYHGANSGAGEIGHITLIPDSDVKCGCGNYGCWEALASGTALSRMGREAVKSDQDTLIADLVDNLSDINGATIAEAVTKGDKVAQEIINRLADYLGIGIASLINIFNPDTVVIGGGVSQSWNLLEDKVICTIKARAMESLVEDVEVVTAELGNDVGVLGAIAAALAELNLL, encoded by the coding sequence TTGGAAAAAGAATATGTGATTGGTGTTGATTTAGGTGGAACTAAGATTTTAACAGCAATAGCTGATTTAGAAGGTAATATAATAGAGAGAGTAAGAAAAGATACAGAAGCCAATAAAGGTAAAGATATAGTTATACAAAGGCTTAAAGATACAGTTTATGAGGTAGCTAAAAAAGCTGATCTTGATTTATCACAAGTCAAAGGTATTGGTTTAGGTTGTCCTGGACCTTTAGATATAGAGAGTGGGATAATTAAACATACTCCTAATTTAGATTTGGATAATGTTAATATTGTGGAAGAGCTATCAGATTTAAATATACCTATCTTTTTGGAAAATGACGCTAATGCAGCTGCCTTAGGTGAAAAATGGTTTGGAGCAGGAAAGAGTGCTAAAAATTTAATTTATGTCACAGTAAGTACAGGCATTGGTGGAGGTATTATCTTAAATAATGAGATTTATCATGGAGCAAATAGTGGTGCTGGAGAGATTGGACATATTACTCTTATTCCTGATAGTGATGTTAAATGTGGGTGTGGCAATTATGGATGTTGGGAGGCTTTAGCTTCTGGTACTGCTTTAAGCCGTATGGGAAGAGAAGCTGTAAAATCAGATCAAGATACTTTAATTGCTGATTTAGTCGATAATCTATCAGATATTAATGGGGCAACTATAGCAGAAGCTGTTACTAAAGGAGATAAAGTGGCACAGGAGATTATTAATCGCTTAGCAGATTATTTAGGAATAGGAATAGCTAGTTTAATTAATATCTTCAACCCTGATACTGTTGTTATAGGTGGTGGGGTATCACAATCTTGGAATTTGCTTGAAGATAAAGTGATATGCACTATTAAAGCTAGAGCAATGGAATCTTTAGTAGAAGATGTTGAGGTAGTTACTGCAGAATTAGGTAATGATGTAGGAGTTTTGGGTGCTATTGCTGCTGCTTTGGCTGAGTTAAACTTATTGTAA
- the hprK gene encoding HPr(Ser) kinase/phosphatase: MKTIDVEKLVDKFKLKQLNDAPIDSIVTVSDVKRPGLELAGFFDYFAPERVQIFGTTELSFIKELPKELLVERLRKLCSYDIPCIIISRSLEPPEELVEAAQQGGIPLLSTDYSTTSFISRLTDYLEEKFAPEITKHGVLVEVYGVGLFIKGHSGIGKSESALDLVKKGHRLVADDAVIIRRFMRGALVGRSPELSQHYMELRGLGIINVRTLFGAGAVRDEQSIDLIVELEKWDESKNYDRLGIQEEKEEILKVTIPKVTVPVRPGRNLAMVMEVAAMNYRLKRSGYNAAEDFTKRLEEKLKSE; this comes from the coding sequence ATGAAAACTATAGATGTAGAAAAGCTAGTAGATAAGTTCAAATTAAAACAACTTAATGATGCTCCAATCGATAGTATAGTCACCGTTAGTGATGTTAAAAGACCTGGATTGGAATTAGCAGGATTTTTTGATTACTTTGCTCCAGAAAGAGTGCAAATATTTGGAACAACAGAATTATCTTTTATCAAGGAATTACCAAAAGAATTATTAGTGGAAAGGCTTAGAAAATTATGTAGTTATGATATACCATGTATTATAATTAGTAGGAGTTTAGAGCCACCTGAAGAATTAGTAGAAGCAGCTCAACAAGGTGGAATCCCACTATTGAGTACAGATTATTCAACTACGAGTTTTATAAGTAGGTTAACAGATTATTTGGAAGAAAAATTTGCACCAGAGATTACTAAGCATGGGGTATTAGTTGAAGTATATGGTGTAGGTTTATTCATAAAAGGTCATAGTGGTATAGGTAAGAGTGAGAGTGCATTAGACTTAGTAAAAAAAGGTCATAGATTAGTAGCTGATGATGCAGTTATTATTAGAAGATTTATGAGAGGAGCATTGGTGGGGCGCTCCCCAGAGTTGTCTCAGCATTATATGGAGTTAAGGGGATTAGGTATTATTAATGTTAGAACTCTATTTGGTGCAGGAGCTGTAAGAGATGAACAATCGATAGATTTAATTGTAGAATTAGAAAAATGGGATGAAAGCAAAAATTATGATCGCTTAGGTATTCAAGAAGAAAAGGAAGAAATTTTAAAGGTTACAATACCTAAGGTTACTGTGCCGGTTCGACCTGGTAGAAACTTAGCTATGGTTATGGAAGTGGCAGCTATGAACTACAGGTTAAAGAGAAGTGGTTATAATGCTGCAGAAGATTTTACTAAGAGATTAGAGGAAAAGTTAAAATCTGAATAA
- a CDS encoding DUF624 domain-containing protein, with translation MTIWKLIKKSYKEIYKNIFSIIAVSTLWFFSAGISIIASYIGIKAKFYFPIIIALFVVGPVTAQAFYITNKIINYHTIRFVDFWDGLKKYFFKSIAITWLLGIIVGIITVDFNFFLQSQSKLGKVLIPIYIYILIFLAMLVMYIFPLMIELSKLGEKNSIVNLFKYAFVLVFKNMVYTLLIFLHLITFGLVNIFLVIALPVLFIGGISLFANNATVNLLVKHNIKTEVNGPYQFE, from the coding sequence ATGACTATTTGGAAATTAATCAAGAAGAGTTATAAAGAAATATATAAGAATATTTTTTCAATAATCGCTGTTAGTACTTTGTGGTTTTTTAGTGCAGGAATATCTATAATTGCTAGTTATATTGGGATTAAAGCCAAGTTTTACTTTCCTATTATAATTGCATTATTTGTAGTTGGACCAGTTACTGCTCAAGCTTTTTATATTACTAACAAGATTATAAATTATCATACAATTAGGTTTGTAGATTTTTGGGATGGATTAAAGAAATATTTTTTTAAGTCAATAGCTATTACTTGGTTATTGGGTATTATAGTAGGTATTATAACAGTTGATTTTAATTTCTTTCTTCAATCTCAAAGTAAGCTAGGGAAAGTACTGATACCTATTTATATTTACATATTGATTTTTTTGGCAATGTTAGTGATGTATATCTTTCCCTTGATGATAGAGTTATCTAAATTAGGAGAAAAAAATTCTATTGTTAATTTATTTAAGTATGCATTTGTTTTAGTTTTTAAAAATATGGTATATACTCTATTGATCTTCTTACATTTAATAACTTTTGGTCTAGTAAATATTTTTCTAGTAATAGCCTTACCTGTCTTATTTATTGGTGGAATATCATTATTTGCAAATAATGCTACAGTTAATCTATTAGTAAAGCATAATATTAAAACAGAAGTTAATGGACCCTATCAGTTTGAATAG